One region of Glycine max cultivar Williams 82 chromosome 9, Glycine_max_v4.0, whole genome shotgun sequence genomic DNA includes:
- the LOC102661608 gene encoding glutathione S-transferase T3-like: MFGGVSMMSNGGDCLDQQVQTLVGFVAESQVPSFCSQVNLQNVPINEDISLSGCVDSKQRFSMDEDKLLMNAWLNVSKDPIVGVDQKGWLLKSESSEDDVINDALAIFIRDQGEAFKYEYACREARNQAKWLAVYGEGSSKRTKKSALRAYTSSSQSDITTNSEI; encoded by the exons ATGTTTGGTGGTGTTTCAATGATGAGCAATGGTGGAGATTGTTTAGATCAACAAGTGCAAACACTAGTTGGATTTGTAGCGGAGTCTCAAGTCCCTTCGTTTTGCTCCCAAGTTAACTTGCAAAATGTTCCAATCAATGAAGATATAAGCTTGAGTGGTTGTGTAGATTCTAAACAAAGGTTTAGCATGGATGAAGATAAACTACTTATGAATGCATGGTTGAATGTTTCAAAGGACCCAATTGTTGGGGTTGATCAAAAGGGATGGCTTTTG AAAAGTGAGAGCTCTGAGGATGATGTCATCAATGATGCCTTAGCCATTTTTATTCGAGATCAAGGAGAAGCATTCAAATATGAGTATGCATGTCGTGAAGCGAGGAACCAAGCTAAATGGCTTGCAGTGTACGGTGAAGGTTCTtcaaaaagaacaaagaaaTCGGCTTTAAGGGCATACACGTCATCATCTCAATCAGACATAACAACAAATTCAGAAATTTGA
- the LOC100786777 gene encoding casein kinase 1-like protein 1, translating into MEPRIGNKFRLGRKIGSGSFGEIYLGTNNQTNEEVAIKLENVKTKHPQLLYESKLYRVLQGGTGIPDVRWFGVEGDYNVLVMDLLGPSLEDLFNFCSRKLSLKTVLMLADQMINRVEFVHSKSFLHRDIKPDNFLMGLRRRANQVYCIDFGLAKKYRDSSTHQHIPYRENKNLTGTARYASMNTHLGIEQSRRDDLESLGYVLMYFLRGSLPWQGLKAGTKKQKYERISEKKVSTSIEALCRGYPTEFASYFHYCRSLRFDDRPDYAYLKRIFRDLFIREGFQFDYVFDWTILKYQQSQLAAPPARAIGPNVGTSSALPPAVTNADRQTGEEEGRPPGLVSGDSTRRRMTGPIPNSVNISKQKNPVTTDAALNKEAMLSRPNVLGQSSGSRRAAVSSSRDAFVGSDLDLRTRTTETNPGTAPKTSSVRNASHVKSYETAVKGIEGLQLENDEKAHY; encoded by the exons atggaacCTCGTATTGGGAATAAGTTTCGGCTTGGCCGTAAGATCGGTAGCGGATCGTTTGGAGAGATCTATTTAG GTACTAATAATCAAACCAATGAAGAGGTTGCAATTAAGCTT GAAAATGTCAAGACAAAACATCCTCAGTTGCTATATGAGTCCAAGTTGTACAGAGTTCTCCAGGGAGGAA CTGGAATTCCAGATGTTAGATGGTTTGGAGTGGAGGGGGATTACAATGTTCTAGTAATGGATCTACTTGGACCTAGTCTTGAAGATCTATTTAACTTCTGCAGTAGAAAGCTCTCACTAAAGACAGTTCTCATGCTTGCTGATCAAATG ATCAACCGTGTTGAGTTTGTTCATTCTAAATCGTTTTTACATCGGGATATCAAACCAGATAATTTTCTCATGGGCTTGCGAAGGCGGGCAAACCAG GTTTACTGTATTGATTTTGGTCTGGCGAAGAAATATAGAGATAGTTCAACCCATCAACACATTCCTTACAG ggaaaataagaatttaactGGGACTGCTAGATATGCGAGTATGAATACCCACCTTGGCATTG AGCAAAGTCGGAGAGATGATTTGGAGTCTCTTGGTTATGTCTTGATGTATTTCTTGAGAGGAAG TCTCCCTTGGCAAGGACTTAAAGCAGgaacaaagaaacaaaagtaTGAGAGaattagtgaaaaaaaggtTTCTACCTCAATTGAG GCCTTGTGTCGAGGTTATCCAACAGAATTTGCATCATACTTCCATTACTGCCGCTCATTAAGGTTTGATGATAGGCCAGATTATGCTTACCTCAAAAGAATATTTCGTGACCTGTTTATTCgtgaag GATTCCAGTTTGATTATGTGTTTGATTGGACAATCTTGAAGTATCAGCAATCACAGCTAGCTGCTCCTCCAGCACGTGCCATT GGTCCTAATGTTGGAACTAGTTCAGCATTGCCACCAGCTGTGACTAATGCTGATAGACAGACAG GAGAGGAAGAAGGGCGACCTCCTGGTCTGGTTTCAGGGGATTCCACAAGGCGAAGAATGACAGGGCCCATCCCAAACTCTGTAAACATTTCAAAGCAGAAAAATCCAGTCACCACGGATGCTGCCCTTAATAAGGAAGCCATG TTATCGAGGCCCAATGTCTTGGGCCAGTCAAGTGGATCAAGACGAGCTGCTGTTTCTAGTAGTCGTGATGCATTTGTTGGTTCTGATTTGGATCTTCGTACTCGTACTACTGAAACTAACCCTGGAACAGCGCCCAAAACATCATCTGTAAGAAATGCTTCTCATGTCAAGAGCTATGAAACTGCAGTCAAGGGCATTGAGGGTTTGCAATTAGAAAATGATGAGAAGGCACATTATTAA